A single Wolbachia endosymbiont (group A) of Bibio marci DNA region contains:
- a CDS encoding IS4 family transposase — MEAIMDQIERVLNLIKDEDLERLGKLSEVDKCNTKLLGKIIFKGLMKLILMGQKTSLRALEMVINRCIMDKNSDKSTVTYSGLSKRLKVINPEYFKGVYIDLMSKIKKLLPQKTSNNLHKFDSTIINLSGYLIKDGLKIGGKSNDSQVKVSVGLKDQLPTSIRFCKGQEESSEDIALVRAINEAKVEKEDILLFDRGIRKVGTFAEFDEKEYKFITRVKVGRKHDVISRNKVIREQKSDGSEILEDIIVNLYRARGKVAEKHDLRLIKIRNKIGDEIWFLTNLFEMPAYEVTELYRRRWDIEVFFKFIKQNLGYKHFLSHTMNGMKVYIYMIGFVISCL, encoded by the coding sequence ATGGAGGCAATAATGGATCAAATAGAAAGAGTACTAAATTTAATAAAAGATGAGGATTTAGAAAGGCTAGGAAAATTAAGTGAAGTAGATAAATGTAATACTAAATTGTTGGGCAAGATTATATTTAAAGGTCTAATGAAATTAATATTAATGGGGCAAAAAACAAGCCTAAGAGCGCTAGAAATGGTAATAAACAGGTGTATAATGGATAAGAATAGCGATAAAAGTACAGTAACATACAGTGGTTTGTCAAAAAGGTTAAAAGTTATAAATCCAGAATATTTTAAGGGAGTATATATTGATTTGATGAGCAAGATTAAAAAGCTATTACCCCAAAAAACATCAAATAACTTACATAAATTTGATTCGACGATCATAAATTTATCGGGATATCTCATAAAAGATGGGCTAAAAATAGGCGGTAAAAGTAACGACAGTCAAGTTAAAGTGAGTGTAGGATTAAAGGATCAATTGCCGACAAGTATAAGATTTTGTAAAGGACAAGAAGAAAGTAGTGAAGATATAGCATTAGTGAGAGCAATTAATGAAGCTAAAGTTGAAAAAGAGGATATTTTATTATTTGATAGAGGAATCAGAAAAGTTGGAACTTTTGCCGAATTTGATGAAAAGGAGTACAAATTTATCACAAGAGTTAAAGTAGGAAGAAAACATGATGTTATAAGCAGGAACAAAGTTATAAGAGAACAAAAATCGGATGGATCAGAGATTTTAGAAGATATAATAGTTAATCTTTATCGTGCACGAGGTAAAGTGGCAGAAAAGCATGATCTACGGCTAATAAAAATCAGAAATAAAATTGGAGATGAAATATGGTTTTTGACAAACTTGTTTGAAATGCCAGCTTATGAAGTAACAGAGCTATATAGGCGCAGATGGGATATAGAAGTGTTCTTTAAATTTATAAAGCAAAATCTTGGATATAAGCACTTTTTAAGCCATACTATGAATGGCATGAAGGTGTATATTTACATGATCGGCTTTGTTATTTCTTGTTTATAA
- the dnaJ gene encoding molecular chaperone DnaJ: MSKKDYYDLLEVGRNASIDEIKKAYKKLALKYHPDRNPGNQEAEEKFKEVTAAYEVLSDSEKRAGYDRYGHEGASGGFQGFSSAGDFSDIFNDFFGRGFGGGASRSRAKRSRTGVSGADLRYDLEITLEDAFKGIQAPIHYVTNVKCDTCQGTGGEGAIKPVQCHTCQGSGRIRTQQGFFTIERTCTTCYGEGEIIRNKCKKCGGSGRRRDEVNISVSIPKGIEEGAKVRVSGKGEAGARGGKSGDLYVYVKIVPHKIFTRNKADLHCKVPIRMTLAVLGGEIDVQSIDGAKIKVKVPESTQTGTKLRCKEKGMQYMNSHVRGDLYVQVIVETLNPKNLTKKQIELLKALEEEENASVQQQSEGFFSKVKKK, translated from the coding sequence ATGAGCAAAAAAGACTACTATGATCTGTTGGAAGTAGGCAGAAATGCCAGTATTGATGAGATAAAAAAAGCGTATAAAAAATTAGCGTTAAAATATCATCCTGATAGAAATCCTGGCAATCAAGAAGCAGAGGAAAAATTTAAAGAAGTAACAGCTGCATATGAAGTTCTATCTGACTCTGAGAAAAGGGCAGGCTATGATCGTTATGGCCACGAAGGTGCTTCTGGTGGATTTCAAGGCTTCAGCTCTGCAGGAGATTTTAGCGACATATTCAATGACTTCTTTGGTAGAGGATTCGGTGGTGGTGCAAGTAGATCGAGAGCAAAAAGAAGTAGAACAGGAGTATCTGGAGCAGACCTACGTTATGATCTTGAAATTACCTTGGAAGATGCATTTAAAGGAATACAAGCGCCTATACATTATGTGACAAATGTAAAATGTGATACATGCCAAGGCACAGGTGGCGAAGGAGCAATTAAACCAGTTCAGTGCCACACATGCCAGGGAAGCGGTAGGATTAGAACTCAACAAGGCTTTTTTACCATCGAAAGAACATGTACTACATGCTATGGGGAAGGAGAAATAATACGAAATAAATGTAAGAAATGTGGTGGAAGTGGACGTAGAAGAGATGAAGTAAATATATCCGTTTCAATTCCAAAAGGCATAGAAGAAGGAGCTAAGGTAAGGGTAAGTGGTAAAGGAGAAGCTGGAGCAAGAGGTGGAAAAAGTGGAGATTTATACGTATACGTGAAAATAGTTCCCCATAAAATCTTTACTCGAAATAAAGCAGATTTACACTGTAAAGTGCCTATAAGGATGACACTAGCAGTGCTTGGTGGTGAAATCGATGTACAATCAATTGATGGAGCTAAAATAAAAGTAAAAGTTCCAGAGAGCACTCAAACTGGTACCAAGTTACGTTGTAAGGAGAAGGGTATGCAATATATGAACTCACATGTTCGTGGTGATTTGTATGTACAGGTAATAGTTGAGACTTTAAATCCAAAGAATTTAACTAAAAAGCAAATTGAGCTATTAAAAGCGCTTGAAGAAGAGGAAAATGCAAGTGTACAACAGCAATCTGAAGGGTTTTTTAGTAAAGTAAAAAAAAAATAA
- the uvrA gene encoding excinuclease ABC subunit UvrA, producing MDNFIRVKGAREHNLQGVDVNIPKNKLVVITGLSGSGKSSLAFDTIYAEGQRRYVESLSAYARQFLNIQDKPDVESITGLSPAISINQKSISKNPRSTVGTVTEIYDYLRLVYARIGVPYSPATQLPITKQTVSQIVDTIIALPLETKIYILAPVVRGRKGEHLKEILEIKRQGYVRFKIDGEVYNVDDLPKLDKNKKHDIFVIADRISILGDIGNRLPSSIESALKLGNGLMYVEVVNLPDNHNSEYNNGQILTFSENFACPESGFTLEEIEPRLFSFNSPYGACGSCNGLGKKLAVDVKLIVPDETLSISEGALKPVGQAARQMHTSYGFLKSAILSLVENCKFSLDVLWKNIDQEVKDMILFGSDKFQGLVSILERQMDYDETLVERYCSVTHCKECTGYRLKKEALTVKIDSKHIGEISGLSIDESLKWFENLPDKLTEQQKQISSKILNEIIKRLAFLKNVGLNYLTLDRESSTLSGGESQRIRLASQIGSGLTGVLYVLDEPSIGLHQCDNDRLIATLKNLRDMGNTVIVVEHDEDTIMAADYAIDIGPGAGVNGGKVVAEGTPDQVQRNSGSITGQYLSGEKKILIPRRRKQATQFIKVINACENNLKNVNVKFPIGNLICVTGISGGGKSSLVIETLYKYSAHKIYHSSARYGRCDRIEGLEYIDKIIEVDQSPIGRTPASNPATYVGMFTHIRNWFAGLSESKARGYNIGRFSFNTRGGRCEACKGDGHLKIEMHFLPDVYVKCEQCKGRRYNRETLEVTYKEKSISDVLDMTIDQACDFFENLPMVKEKLVSLQEVGLGYIKLGQSSTTLSGGEAQRIKLSKELSKRFTGRTLYILDEPTTGLHFEDINNLLKILHRLVDLGNTVIVIEHNLHVIKTADYIIDIGPEGGIKGGEVIATGTPEEVAKIPESVTGRYLKTYLL from the coding sequence ATGGACAATTTCATCAGAGTTAAGGGCGCAAGGGAACATAATCTGCAAGGTGTAGATGTCAATATACCGAAAAATAAGCTAGTTGTTATAACTGGGCTAAGTGGTTCTGGCAAGTCTAGCCTCGCTTTTGATACAATTTATGCGGAAGGCCAACGCCGGTACGTTGAAAGCCTATCAGCTTACGCGCGTCAATTTCTCAACATTCAGGATAAACCAGATGTTGAGTCGATTACAGGTCTCTCTCCTGCAATATCTATCAACCAGAAATCGATCTCAAAAAATCCAAGGTCAACAGTTGGAACTGTTACCGAAATTTACGATTACTTGCGCTTAGTATATGCACGAATAGGAGTTCCTTATTCACCTGCAACTCAATTGCCAATAACAAAACAAACGGTGTCTCAAATTGTAGATACTATAATTGCGTTACCTTTAGAAACTAAAATATATATACTTGCCCCTGTTGTGCGTGGTAGAAAGGGAGAACATCTCAAAGAGATATTGGAAATTAAAAGACAAGGTTACGTAAGGTTCAAAATAGATGGTGAAGTGTACAATGTAGATGACTTGCCTAAACTCGATAAGAACAAGAAACACGACATTTTTGTGATTGCAGATAGAATATCAATATTGGGCGATATAGGAAATCGACTGCCAAGTAGTATAGAATCCGCACTAAAACTTGGTAATGGTCTAATGTATGTAGAAGTAGTAAACCTACCTGACAACCATAATTCTGAGTATAACAATGGCCAAATTCTGACTTTTTCAGAGAATTTTGCATGCCCCGAGTCTGGTTTCACTCTTGAGGAAATAGAACCAAGATTATTTTCTTTTAACAGCCCTTACGGTGCATGCGGTTCATGTAATGGGCTTGGTAAAAAGCTGGCTGTTGATGTAAAACTGATAGTGCCAGATGAAACTCTTTCAATATCTGAGGGTGCTTTAAAGCCAGTAGGGCAGGCAGCACGCCAAATGCACACAAGTTATGGATTTCTAAAAAGTGCAATTCTATCACTGGTTGAAAATTGTAAATTTAGCCTTGATGTTCTGTGGAAGAACATAGATCAAGAAGTAAAAGATATGATACTCTTTGGCTCTGATAAATTTCAAGGTTTGGTCAGTATCCTAGAACGTCAGATGGATTATGATGAAACGCTTGTTGAGCGATATTGCTCTGTCACTCACTGTAAGGAATGCACTGGCTATAGATTGAAAAAAGAAGCGCTTACAGTAAAAATTGATAGCAAACATATAGGTGAAATATCAGGGCTCAGCATCGATGAATCCCTTAAGTGGTTTGAAAATTTGCCAGACAAGCTCACAGAACAACAGAAGCAAATCTCAAGTAAAATATTAAATGAAATAATCAAGAGGCTAGCATTTTTAAAGAATGTAGGGTTGAATTACCTAACGCTTGATCGAGAATCTAGCACTCTCTCTGGCGGCGAGAGTCAGAGGATCAGACTTGCTTCACAAATTGGCTCTGGTTTAACAGGAGTGCTGTACGTGCTTGATGAACCCTCGATAGGCCTTCATCAATGCGATAATGATCGGTTAATTGCTACACTGAAAAACTTGAGAGACATGGGTAACACTGTAATCGTTGTTGAGCATGATGAAGATACAATAATGGCTGCTGATTATGCGATTGATATTGGTCCTGGAGCTGGCGTAAATGGTGGAAAAGTTGTTGCAGAAGGAACACCAGACCAGGTGCAAAGAAATTCAGGGAGCATAACAGGGCAATATTTGAGTGGAGAGAAAAAAATTTTAATTCCAAGGAGAAGAAAGCAAGCAACTCAGTTCATAAAAGTAATAAATGCATGTGAAAATAACTTAAAAAATGTGAACGTTAAATTTCCTATAGGGAATCTTATTTGTGTTACTGGAATATCAGGAGGGGGAAAATCAAGTTTAGTCATAGAAACGTTATATAAATATTCAGCACATAAGATATATCATTCGTCTGCACGGTATGGTCGGTGTGATAGAATAGAAGGTCTTGAATATATAGATAAAATTATAGAAGTTGATCAGTCGCCAATTGGTAGAACTCCGGCGTCAAATCCAGCAACATATGTTGGTATGTTCACTCATATAAGAAATTGGTTTGCAGGTCTTTCAGAGTCAAAAGCAAGGGGATATAATATAGGCCGGTTTTCATTTAATACCAGAGGGGGAAGGTGTGAGGCTTGTAAAGGTGATGGGCACTTAAAGATAGAGATGCATTTTCTACCGGACGTTTATGTGAAGTGTGAGCAGTGTAAAGGGCGAAGGTATAATCGGGAAACATTGGAAGTTACTTATAAAGAAAAATCAATCTCTGATGTGCTTGATATGACGATAGATCAGGCTTGTGATTTTTTTGAAAACCTTCCAATGGTAAAAGAAAAGTTGGTTTCTTTGCAGGAAGTAGGGCTTGGCTATATAAAACTCGGACAGTCGTCAACAACGTTGTCTGGGGGTGAAGCACAACGAATAAAGCTGTCCAAAGAGCTATCAAAACGATTTACCGGAAGAACATTATATATTCTTGATGAGCCAACAACTGGATTACACTTTGAAGATATAAATAACTTACTAAAAATACTCCATAGATTAGTCGATCTGGGAAACACTGTTATAGTTATCGAGCACAATTTGCACGTTATAAAAACTGCAGATTATATAATAGACATCGGACCAGAGGGCGGAATAAAAGGCGGAGAAGTGATTGCTACTGGAACTCCAGAAGAAGTGGCAAAAATTCCAGAAAGTGTTACAGGCAGGTATCTTAAAACGTATTTATTATAA
- a CDS encoding Mur ligase family protein: protein MKLRELLHSIIDVDFDIEVKGVTCNPKKIKEGYLFVCVSERDRIYIDQILSCGAKAIIASDCITEAASLGIIPARDAGICIFHPNPQEIYSEIVSRFYQFKQPKYVAAVTGTNGKTSVVEFCRQIWQNSGYNAASIGTLGTCINNGRKDNSNSLTTPGADDLYATLRGINVEHLVLESSSHGIDQYRIHGLKLSAAAFTNFSQDHLDYHKNLGGYLETKKRLFYEVLPEGKTAILNADIDEYYALLKIAEKRSNKIITYGKTGSDITLLEQTPTPNGQHLTIKIGDEIYDMFFPVLGKFQAYNLLCVMGIVTSSGLNYREISIGKLVSPPGRMEKVKPFAFVDYAHTPSALKQALLSLKWHFNKKIVLIFGCGGNRDRTKRAEMGKIAQMYADKVIITDDNPRDENPAEILRGILLHCPDALEIGNRREAIEKGIDIAYNEGMILLVAGKGHERFQIIGNQTFEFSDVEVIKNHALTY from the coding sequence ATGAAACTGAGAGAATTACTGCATAGTATCATTGATGTTGACTTTGATATTGAAGTCAAGGGTGTTACATGTAATCCCAAGAAAATCAAGGAAGGTTATCTTTTTGTTTGTGTGTCAGAAAGGGATAGGATTTACATAGATCAGATATTATCTTGTGGAGCTAAAGCGATAATTGCAAGTGATTGCATAACAGAAGCTGCAAGCCTTGGTATCATTCCAGCGCGTGATGCTGGAATCTGTATCTTCCACCCAAACCCTCAAGAAATATACAGCGAAATAGTCAGCAGGTTTTATCAATTCAAACAGCCCAAATATGTTGCTGCTGTAACTGGTACAAATGGTAAAACTTCAGTAGTAGAATTTTGCCGCCAGATCTGGCAAAACTCTGGCTATAATGCGGCGTCTATTGGAACACTTGGAACATGCATCAATAATGGCAGAAAAGATAATAGCAACAGTCTTACCACTCCAGGTGCAGATGACCTTTACGCAACATTGCGTGGTATAAATGTAGAACACTTAGTGTTGGAATCATCAAGTCATGGAATTGATCAATACAGAATCCATGGATTAAAGTTGAGTGCTGCAGCTTTTACTAATTTCTCGCAAGATCATTTAGATTACCATAAAAATCTTGGTGGATATTTAGAAACTAAAAAAAGGTTATTTTACGAAGTATTACCAGAAGGAAAAACAGCGATTTTAAATGCGGATATAGATGAATACTACGCGTTGCTTAAGATAGCTGAAAAACGCAGCAACAAAATTATCACCTATGGAAAAACAGGCTCTGATATTACTTTATTAGAGCAAACACCAACCCCTAATGGTCAACATCTTACAATTAAAATTGGCGATGAAATTTATGACATGTTTTTTCCAGTTTTAGGAAAATTTCAGGCATATAATCTGCTATGTGTAATGGGTATAGTTACCTCGTCTGGACTGAATTACAGAGAAATATCTATAGGTAAACTCGTTTCTCCACCAGGAAGAATGGAAAAAGTGAAACCTTTTGCATTCGTGGATTACGCTCATACTCCAAGTGCGCTTAAACAAGCCCTGTTGTCTTTAAAATGGCACTTTAATAAAAAAATAGTCCTGATTTTTGGTTGTGGTGGAAATCGTGATCGAACAAAACGTGCAGAAATGGGTAAAATAGCACAAATGTATGCAGACAAAGTGATAATCACAGATGATAATCCGCGTGATGAGAATCCGGCAGAAATTCTTCGTGGTATTTTACTACATTGCCCTGATGCACTGGAGATAGGAAATAGAAGAGAAGCTATAGAGAAAGGCATAGATATTGCCTATAACGAGGGTATGATTCTGCTAGTTGCAGGAAAGGGGCACGAAAGATTTCAAATCATAGGGAATCAAACCTTTGAGTTCAGTGATGTTGAGGTTATTAAAAATCATGCCTTAACATACTGA
- the metC gene encoding cystathionine beta-lyase: protein MKEESLLVKAGRKFNDYKGSMNPPVYHSSTILFPTYKDYLNAANGESIYDVINDGVARDYSYSNVGTPTVHYLSNALAEVEGRGQALIYPSGLFALTFAILTFTKAGSHVLIQDNSYYRLKRFAENELPKRGIEVTFYDPTQDITDLIQSNTSLIMIETPGSVTFEISNIEHIVKVAKERGIVTVCDNSWATPLLFKPLDYGIDVALYAVTKYLAGHSDLVMGAIIAEGEIFKLLYESYKNYGVTIQSHDCYLAHRGLRTLYTRMKRHQNTAMEVAKWLEKHSKIKKVLYPALPSHPQHELWKSYFKGASGTFSIALDREYSCEELSCMVDHMKIFGIGASWGGCDSLILPIDRRSMSRSVMSSDYGGSFIRIFCGLEDPEDLISDLNAALARLPCSNIKAGRVKHETERITA, encoded by the coding sequence GTGAAGGAAGAGTCTTTATTAGTTAAAGCAGGAAGAAAATTTAATGACTATAAAGGTTCTATGAACCCGCCAGTTTATCATTCTTCTACCATATTATTTCCTACTTACAAAGACTACTTAAATGCTGCAAATGGAGAAAGTATATACGATGTAATCAACGATGGTGTTGCAAGAGATTACAGCTATAGTAATGTTGGTACTCCCACTGTTCATTATCTTTCAAATGCGCTTGCTGAAGTTGAGGGTAGGGGACAAGCATTAATCTATCCTTCCGGATTGTTTGCACTTACTTTTGCTATTTTGACTTTCACTAAAGCGGGTTCGCATGTCTTGATACAAGATAATAGTTATTACCGACTTAAGAGATTTGCCGAAAATGAGCTACCAAAAAGAGGAATAGAAGTAACTTTTTATGATCCAACACAGGATATAACTGATTTAATTCAGAGTAATACTTCATTGATAATGATTGAGACTCCTGGTTCTGTAACGTTTGAGATTTCGAATATAGAGCATATAGTAAAAGTTGCTAAAGAACGTGGAATCGTAACCGTTTGCGACAATTCATGGGCCACTCCTTTGTTATTTAAGCCGCTTGATTATGGAATTGATGTTGCACTATATGCAGTGACAAAGTATCTAGCCGGTCACTCAGATTTAGTTATGGGAGCTATTATTGCTGAAGGTGAAATTTTTAAATTGCTTTATGAGAGCTATAAAAATTATGGAGTAACCATTCAATCGCACGACTGCTACCTTGCACATAGGGGACTTAGAACATTGTACACACGTATGAAAAGGCACCAAAATACAGCAATGGAAGTGGCAAAGTGGCTAGAAAAACATTCAAAAATCAAAAAAGTTTTGTATCCAGCACTTCCCTCCCACCCTCAACACGAATTATGGAAAAGTTACTTCAAAGGAGCAAGCGGCACATTCAGTATAGCACTAGATAGAGAATATTCATGTGAAGAACTAAGCTGCATGGTTGATCACATGAAAATTTTTGGTATCGGTGCTTCTTGGGGAGGGTGCGACAGTTTGATATTACCAATAGATCGTAGATCTATGTCAAGATCCGTAATGAGTTCAGACTATGGTGGAAGTTTTATACGGATATTTTGTGGACTGGAAGATCCTGAAGATTTAATCTCTGATTTAAATGCTGCACTAGCAAGGTTGCCATGTTCGAATATCAAAGCTGGCAGAGTAAAGCATGAAACTGAGAGAATTACTGCATAG
- a CDS encoding ComF family protein, with protein MNLLLLKKATNLIFPNVCVSCECIIDENLNLCSECNKKINFLTKHYCNVCGVVISDNIYTCGKCIINPPPFKVIRSVFAYDQHSKNMIINFKFFDNLNYVKIYAKWIHQANQDTFQNAEVIIPIPLHKMRLFKRKYNQAALLAKELSKLSNLSYTPFAIKRLRHTAPQAGLSLKQREKNLKKAFKTSNKEIIKNKIVILVDDVVTTGATVRSCSQEILNSGAREVRVLSLARTVNDCENQYVKA; from the coding sequence GTGAACCTTCTCTTACTAAAAAAAGCTACAAATCTCATATTTCCAAACGTATGCGTAAGTTGCGAGTGTATCATTGATGAAAATCTTAATCTGTGTAGTGAATGCAACAAAAAAATCAATTTTCTAACTAAGCATTACTGCAATGTTTGTGGCGTAGTAATCTCAGACAATATTTATACGTGTGGTAAGTGCATCATCAATCCTCCACCGTTTAAAGTAATAAGATCAGTTTTTGCTTATGATCAACATAGTAAAAACATGATTATAAATTTCAAATTTTTTGATAATTTGAATTACGTAAAAATCTATGCAAAGTGGATACACCAAGCTAATCAGGACACGTTTCAGAACGCAGAGGTCATAATTCCTATACCGTTACATAAAATGCGCTTGTTTAAACGTAAATATAATCAAGCAGCACTGCTTGCAAAAGAGTTGAGTAAGTTGTCCAATTTATCCTATACGCCATTTGCAATAAAACGTCTTCGCCATACTGCGCCTCAAGCTGGTCTTTCACTTAAACAGCGTGAAAAAAACTTAAAGAAGGCTTTTAAAACAAGCAATAAAGAAATTATCAAAAATAAAATCGTGATATTAGTTGACGATGTGGTAACAACCGGAGCGACTGTAAGATCTTGCTCTCAAGAAATTTTAAACTCCGGTGCAAGAGAAGTGAGAGTGCTATCACTTGCAAGAACAGTGAATGATTGTGAAAATCAGTATGTTAAGGCATGA
- a CDS encoding BolA family protein: MDIIKAIEEKIRDSIDVIDINIIDESAKHADHYFASSSTLPSHIKLILISDSFIGMNTLKRHKLIYELLKSKIELIHAISLHLYTQNEYNLKNKE, encoded by the coding sequence ATGGACATTATTAAGGCAATAGAAGAAAAGATACGCGATTCGATAGATGTAATTGATATCAACATTATCGATGAATCAGCAAAGCATGCTGATCATTATTTTGCTTCATCTTCAACACTACCTTCACATATCAAGCTAATATTAATATCTGACAGCTTTATCGGAATGAACACTCTCAAAAGGCATAAATTGATTTATGAATTATTAAAGAGTAAGATAGAGCTAATACATGCAATTTCTCTTCACTTGTATACGCAAAATGAGTACAATTTAAAAAATAAAGAATAA
- a CDS encoding ribonuclease J has product MNINKNEFLFLPLGGVGRIGMNVSLYHYQGKWIMIDLGIGFADETMPGVELLIADVDFIAQRKKDLLGIIITHAHEDHCGAVPHLWEELQCPIYTTKFTVNFLKEKLKEFRLEGVVPVKEVDINGSINLGPFTVEFINVTHSIPEANSILISTEMGSALHTGDWKFDPKPVVGLTSNMERLKEIGDKGNLLAAICDSTNILSKHHPESEGEIYNNIYNIIKRSKKLVAVSLFASNVARIETISQAAKVLNRKVVLLGRSLWRIVKVAQDSGYLTDSPEFLEAKEAVNFPREKLVLLCTGCQGEPLAATARLAAKSHQAFKMQQGDTMIFSSKIIPGNETRAHNMLNAFIEMGVEVVTEKTEHVHASGHPTREELKEMYSLIKPKMSIPVHGEYIHTHAHVKFAKECGVAKAIMIAPGDIVNLENGEKVDSIDVDYFGIDGMLLRHPECSVIKMRKKMRDAGAIVVTAVVNKKNKLLAKPKVFAPGVFEAPEDAAIMQRIIKKVESAFSLQPTKKIRNKIESSIFSILKEYLLKRPIIEVQIEQV; this is encoded by the coding sequence ATGAATATAAACAAAAATGAGTTTTTATTTCTTCCTCTTGGAGGAGTAGGAAGAATCGGGATGAATGTTAGCCTATATCATTACCAAGGCAAGTGGATTATGATCGACCTTGGTATCGGTTTTGCAGATGAAACTATGCCAGGTGTTGAGCTGCTCATTGCTGATGTGGATTTTATTGCTCAAAGAAAAAAAGATTTACTTGGAATAATAATTACACATGCACATGAGGACCACTGCGGTGCAGTGCCCCACTTGTGGGAAGAATTGCAGTGCCCCATATATACAACAAAGTTTACGGTTAATTTTCTCAAGGAGAAACTAAAGGAGTTTCGATTGGAAGGTGTGGTACCTGTGAAAGAGGTAGACATAAATGGCAGCATAAATTTGGGTCCTTTTACCGTTGAGTTTATAAATGTAACTCATTCAATTCCTGAGGCAAATTCAATATTAATTAGCACTGAAATGGGTAGTGCACTTCATACTGGAGACTGGAAATTCGATCCAAAACCTGTTGTTGGATTAACTTCCAATATGGAGCGTTTAAAAGAAATTGGCGATAAAGGTAATCTGCTTGCAGCAATTTGCGATTCAACCAATATATTAAGCAAGCATCACCCTGAGTCAGAAGGTGAAATTTATAATAATATTTATAACATAATAAAGCGGTCTAAAAAATTAGTTGCTGTTTCGCTATTTGCTTCAAATGTGGCACGAATTGAAACGATAAGCCAAGCTGCAAAAGTACTAAATAGAAAAGTAGTTTTACTTGGTAGATCTTTATGGAGAATAGTGAAAGTTGCGCAAGATAGTGGTTATTTAACTGATTCTCCTGAGTTTCTAGAAGCAAAGGAAGCAGTAAATTTTCCAAGGGAAAAACTGGTGCTACTTTGCACAGGTTGTCAAGGTGAGCCACTGGCAGCTACCGCAAGACTTGCTGCTAAGAGTCATCAAGCATTTAAAATGCAGCAAGGTGATACCATGATTTTTTCGTCAAAAATCATTCCTGGAAATGAAACTCGTGCGCACAACATGCTCAATGCCTTTATTGAGATGGGGGTAGAAGTTGTTACTGAAAAAACAGAGCATGTTCATGCTTCTGGGCATCCAACAAGAGAAGAGCTAAAGGAAATGTATTCTTTAATAAAACCGAAGATGTCTATTCCAGTTCACGGCGAATATATTCACACGCATGCACATGTAAAATTTGCTAAAGAGTGCGGTGTGGCAAAAGCAATAATGATTGCACCAGGTGATATTGTTAATTTGGAGAACGGAGAAAAAGTTGATTCAATCGATGTTGACTACTTTGGTATTGATGGTATGTTGCTACGTCATCCGGAGTGCAGTGTTATAAAAATGCGTAAGAAAATGAGAGATGCTGGAGCTATTGTAGTGACAGCAGTTGTAAACAAGAAAAATAAATTGCTTGCTAAACCAAAAGTATTTGCACCTGGTGTTTTCGAAGCGCCAGAAGATGCAGCTATTATGCAAAGGATCATAAAGAAGGTTGAGTCAGCGTTTAGTTTACAGCCGACAAAAAAAATAAGAAATAAGATTGAAAGTTCAATATTTAGTATCTTAAAGGAATATTTACTAAAAAGACCTATAATTGAAGTCCAGATAGAACAGGTATAG